The Pseudalkalibacillus hwajinpoensis DNA window GACAAGAAAATCAGTCCAAAAAGAGGAGTTTCCTTTAGCAGCGTTGAATTATTCTATGTTGAGGTGAATGAAATTGTCTATGGCACAAAAGCAAACACAGCATTTTGTCACAATTAAAGGAACGAAAAACGGCTTGAATCTGATTTTAGATGATTCTTGCGCTTTTCGTGATGTTATAAATGAACTTGATGAAAAGCTTTCCGCACGTCATATTCAGCAGACGGAAGGCTACACGATTACCGTCACACTTAAACTCGGTAATCGCTATTTAACGACCGAACAGGAAGAAGAGCTTCGCTCGATGATCCATTCTAAACAGAACCTTGCCGTGGACCGCATTGATTCAAATGTGATTTCAAGGGAAGAAGCGGAAGCAGAACGAAAACGATCGACGGTTACAACGATAACAAGGACAGTTCGTTCTGGACAGGTTCTTGAAGTGGAAGGGGACCTCCTTTTAATTGGAGATGTCAATCCAGGTGGAACTGTAAAAGCAATTGGAAACATTTTTGTAATGGGCTCCCTCCGTGGCATTGCACATGCAGGATCTGATGGTGAATTAGAAGCTGTAATTACAGCAGCTGTCATGAAACCTTCACAGCTAAGAATCTCAGAGTTAATCAGCAGACCCCCAGATCAAGCGGGGACAGCAGTTCATGAGGCTGAATGTGCATTCGTTAGGGGTGGTTATGCAGAAATTAGCGTTGATCGAATTCAAATACTGACTAAAGTAAGACCGAATTTGACAAGGTTGTAGACAGAAAGGGGAATGTTGTGTGGGAGACGCTATCGTAATTACTTCCGGAAAAGGTGGTGTGGGTAAGACCACAACGACAGCAAACATCGGAACAGCTCTTGCACTATCGGGGAAAAAGGTATGTCTGGTAGATACGGATATTGGACTTCGTAATCTCGATGTTGTCATGGGACTTGAAAATCGGATCATTTATGACCTCGTTGATGTGGCGGAGGAAAGGTGCCGGCTTCACCAGGCTTTAATTAAAGACAAACGATTTGAAGCTCTTTATATGCTTCCGGCAGCTCAGACGAAAGATAAGTCTGCTGTTCAACCCGAGCAGATGAAGAGGATTATAGATGAATTAAAGCAGGATTATGATTACGTGTTAATTGATTGTCCTGCAGGAATTGAACAGGGCTTCAAGAATGCGATCGCCGGCGCTGATAAATCAGTTGTTGTGACAACACCTGAAACATCTGCCGTTCGTGATGCGGATCGGATTATTGGACTTCTTGAAAAAGAAGAGGGTATTGAAGCTCCAAAGCTTGTCGTTAACCGAATTCGGAACCATATGATGGAGAGTGGAGATATGCTGGACGTCGATGAAATCGTATCGATACTTGCGATTGATTTACTCGGAATTGTAGGGGACGACGACACAGTGATTACCGCATCGAACAAAGGGGAGCCAATTGCACTTGACCCGAGCTCCAAAGCATCGATCGCCTATCGAAATATTGCAAGACGAATTCTTGGCGAGTCTGTACCACTTCTTTCTCTGCAAGAAGAGAGAGGCATGTTAAGTAAGGTGAAAAAGTTTTTTGGGATGCGTTCATGAATCTCGGCCAATTGGCCGAGATTTTTTTCATTTTTATTGCAAAGGGATGCTGGTGACATAACCCTTCCGGACAAGTCATAAACTGTATACTACCTACAGGAAGGAAGGGTGAGCAATGGGGAAAGATCTGGATGAAATGAGAAAGCGGCTTCATTCAAGAAAAAAGCATCGTCAACCGCTTCGTATGGTGGAACGTCTTGATCAAAAAGAAGATAATCATTCTTATTCCTATCAAAATACGGAGGTGAAAATACATCCTCTATTTAACAAGCAAAGTTTCTTAATTCGCTCGATGATGGCTGGCTGCCTGTTTCTTGCTGCGGGAATTTTATTTAAAGCAGAGAGTGAACGTCTTGCTCCTGTGCAGGGTTATGTTTCCGATATGATGGAGCAGGAATTTCAGTTTGCTGCTGTGAAGAATTGGTATGAAGGGAAATTCGGAAACCCGGTCGCTTTGTTTCCAACAGCACCGGAGGATACCGCGGGAGAACAGCCTCTTTATGCGCTGCCTGCAAGTGGGAAAGTTCTAGAGAATTTTGAAACGACAGGGAAAGGGATAATGGTCGAAACCGTGTTAAGTACTGAAGTCGAAGCGATAGATGCCGGTGTTGTGACGTATGCAGCAAATAAGGAAGGAATCGGTCAAACCGTTGTTATTCAGCACACTGACGGAAGTGAATCCTGGTATGGTATGCTGGATTCAATCGATGTAGCGCTTTATGACTTTGTTAAGTCAAAGGACAAACTTGGAAGCGTGACAAACTCTGAAGATGGAAAGACCGGGACGTTCTATTTTGCTATCAAGCAGAACGAGACCTTCATCGATCCGCTTCAAGTTGTCCCTATTGAATAATGCTGAAAATGGTAACGATTCATCCATTGTTTTGGATGACGATTGGACTTTCTATTCTAACGGGTAGGTTTCGTGAGATGCTGCTTTTGTTTTTAGTTGTCCTCATTCATGAAGGTGGTCATGCAGCAGCTGCACTTTATTTTAGGTGGCGGGTAAAAGAAATTGTCCTTTTACCCTTTGGTGGTGTAGCTGTAGTGGATGAACATGGAAATCGTCCAGTTAAAGAAGAATTTATTGTGATTCTTGCAGGCCCCTTGCAGCATGTCTGGATGATTGGTCTGGCTATGTATCTTCATCGGATCGGTATGATGGACGACATGTATAGCCTCTTTATCCTTCACAACATTATGGTTTTACTTTTTAACTTGTTACCAATCTGGCCCCTTGATGGTGGCAAATTGCTTTTTCTGTTGATCACATTGTTTTATCCATTTAAAGCTGCACATCGTCTTATGCTTCGAACCTCAATTATATTTCTCTTCATTATGATAGTGATGACTTTCTATTTCTTCCCCTTCCACCTGAATTTGTGGATGGTTATCGTATTTCTATGCACTGCTCACTTTAAAGAATGGAAACATCATCCTTATATTTATTTGCGCTTTTTGCTTGAACGGTATTCAAAATCATATGTTGGAAAGAAAGAGACACTTTCCGTCTTGCCGGATATGAAGGTAAATGAAGTACTTTCAAAATTTTCTCGTGGAAAGCACTATCAAATTCTCGTTCAGAACATGGATATAATAGCGGATGAGCACCTCTTGCTCGAAGCATATTTCAAGAATAATCAGGTCGGATGTGCAGTTGGATCATTATTTCGATAAAATAGAGAAAACGCATTAAAGGAGAAAGCTATGCAGTTAATCGTCCTTGAAGAAAAGAAATGGTGGGCAGCCGCTATTGAAATAGAAAACAGAATTACAGATATTTGGGCAGAACAAATAGATATGGGGAAACCTGGTCATGGAGATCTGATCCTCGGGAAAGTTTCAGCGGTGCTGGATGGTAAAAATGCAGCCTTTGTATCCCTCGGCCGTGGAAAACCGGGGTTATTAAATGGAGATGAGTTAGTGGTTTCGCAGCGCCAGAAGACAGTCGGGAAATCAAAGCCGGCTGTTTCAGACTGTCTTGAAGAAGGACAGCCTGTTCTTGTTCAAGTTAAATATCCGGGTGCTGATCGTAAGGGTCCGATTCTTACTGAACTAATCACATTTACAGGTGAAAAACTTGTTTACATGCCTTATGCGGGGTACTCTGGAGTTTCTAAACAACTTACTGCGAAGAGAGAGCGTCTTTTGTCTTTTGCCGAGCAGCGTTGCATAGAGCAGGAAGGTCTTATTTTTCGAACGAGTTCAGGTCAGGCGAATGACGTACAGTTAAATCGAGAACTAGAAACTCATCGTGCAGAGTTTAATCGTCTTCTGGAGATGTCGACAGGTATGCTTCCCCCAGCTTTACTAAAGAAAGGTAAAGGGTTAAGCGAACAAGTGAGTAACCTGTTTCCACTTCATCACGTTACTGGATTCATTTCCAATTCCCCTGATGCACTGACGGCGTTTATGCCATATCTTCCAAAACAAGTGGAGGTTTCACTGCCACCCCATCATCAAAAGAAAACAGGAAAGCTTAAAGAGACATTAGCAAGCTTGCAGCAGCAAACGGTGAAAATTGCCAAAGCCAACCTTCATATCGAAGAGACAAAGGCCGTTACCGCAATAGATGTTGATTCAGGCGGGGCAGATTTTGGAAGTAAAAGAGAAACGCATTACGCCGTTAACATAGCAGCGATAGATGAAATTGCAAGACAGATCAGATTGCGAAACATAGGCGGAATGATTGTAATAGACTTTCTTCGCGTAGAGCGGGAGGATCAGGCTATTCTATTTGAACTGATGAAGAGCAAAGAAACAAACGACCCCCGTCTTCAGGTAGTAGGGTTTACAAAACTTGGCCTGTTTGAATTGCAGAGAAAGAAGGCTGGACTTCCTTTAAGTAAAATTACTCGAAACGACGAATAAAAAAAGAAATTTTATCACATTGACACAGTAATTTTCGCTGTGGTATGATTTAGTGGTTAGTTCGTTTGGAAGCACCCAAAGAGCTACAACCGCTCAAAATCAGGTTTTCAAGCTAGTTTCTAGCACCTGTAATGGCGAGTCTTAGTATTAGAGGAGGTGCACGTAATGTACGCTATTATTGAAACTGGTGGTAAGCAAATTAGAGTTACTGAAGGTCAGGAAATTTACATCGAGCTTCTTAACACAGAAGCAGGTGAAACGGTTACTTTTGACCGTGTGCTAATGGTAGGTGGAGATGACGTTAAAGTTGGTTCTCCTATCGTAGATGGCGCTACTGTTACTGCTAAAGTTGACAAGCACGGCAAAGGTAAGAAGATCACGGTTTATAAATATAAGCCAAAGAAAAACTACCGTCGTAAGCAAGGACACCGTCAACCTTACACTAAAGTAGTTATCGACAAAATTAACGCTTAAGGGTTATTAAGATGATACGTTTCAAGCTGAAACGAGATTCTGACAATCGCATTATCTCATTTTCTCTTTCAGGTCACGCTGAGTCAGGACCATACGGTTATGATTTAGTCTGTGCAGGTGTTTCTGCCGTGTCGATTGGGACTGTGAATGCGATTGAATCCCTCTGCGATGTACAACTCATAATTGATATGGAGGATGAAGGCGGCTATCTCAGCTGTGCCGTTCCAGCACGTCTGGAGCAGCGTACGGATGAGAACGTTCAACTTCTCCTTCAGGGAATGGAAGTTTCCATTTCTGCTATTGCCGAAGATTACGGCAAGCATATCCAAATTACTCACACATAGGAGGTGGGACAACATGTTGAAAATGAATCTACAGTTTTTCGCATCTAAAAAGGGTGTAGGTAGTACAAAAAACGGCCGTGATTCAATCTCCAAGCGTCTTGGCGCGAAGAGCGCAGACGGCGAGTTCGTATCCGGCGGTTCTATTCTTTTCCGTCAACGCGGAACTAAGATCTACCCTGGTGCTAACGTTGGCCGCGGTGGAGACGACACTCTATATGCGAAAATCGACGGTATCGTGAAATTCGAACGTCTTGGACGTGACCGTAAACAAGTAAGTGTATATCCAGTTGCTAAGGAAGCATAAGCAACCTAAGAAAAACTCTAACCGTTCGGTTAGAGTTTTTTGATATAATGGAATTGGTTAGGCATGGTTCGGATAATCGCTTTTGATAATCGTTTTTAGTGAAAGCGCGATTTTAGACTCAATCGCCTTATGGAGAAATGAGTTTAAAATTAAAACAGGCTGTTAACGAAGCAAAATAGATCAATGACGACGCACAAAGAATTCGCATTAGATCGTTTTCTTTTAGGGGAAATAACATACAGAAATGATAAATTGTTATAATGAAGGAAATGGTTAGAGCATTGGGAGTGCAATTATGTCTAAAAAGTGGAATACCTTTGACGTTCTGCGCCATTCTCGACATGATTGGTTAAATCGTTTGCAGTTAATCAAAGGAAACATTGCTCTCGATCATGTAGACAGGGCAAAGGAGATTATTGAAGAAATTATTATTCAGTCGAGACAGGAAGCAAAATTATCGAATTTAAATGCTCCGAAACTTGCAGAATATATATTAACGTTTAACTGGTGTAACCATTTATTTCAGTTGGATTTTGAAGTGATCGGAGACGAGTATGATATTTGCGCTTATGAAGCTGATTTAATCGAGTTAATTGCTCGATGCACAGAGGTGATCGATTCACAGGTTCATGTACCTTCCGATCATCATTTGCTATTAACGCTTCAGTTGTACCACGAAGAAATTCGTCTTGTCTTTGACTTTCAAGGTGAAGTTTCCGATCAAAACAGGCTGAAACTGGCGTTTGAAAATCCTGGTGTTAATAGCGCTAAATTGATTGAATTAGAGCAAACGGATCAGGAGCTAGTTAGTACGTTTTTGATTAAATGAGGTGAAAGAATGTTTGTAGATCAGGTCAAAATTTTTGTAAAAGCAGGCGATGGCGGTAACGGGATGGTAGCATTCCGAAGAGAAAAATATGTACCGGACGGTGGACCAGCTGGAGGAGACGGCGGAAAAGGCGCAAGCGTCATTTTCGAAGTTGAAGAAGGATTGCGTACGTTAATGGATTTTCGTTACAATCGTCATTTTAAAGCCAAAACAGGTGAACATGGACGTTCGAAGAATCAGCACGGTCGTAACGCAGATGACATGGTTGTCAAAGTTCCACCTGGTACAATCGTATCAAATGCAGAAACCGGTGAAGTCATTGCTGACCTCACCGAGCATGGCCAGCGTGCCACTGTTGCACGTGGCGGACGTGGTGGACGCGGGAACTCCCGTTTTGCTTCACCATCGAACCCTGCTCCAGAGCTATCAGAAAATGGGGAGCCAGGAGAAGAGAAAGACGTTACGCTTGAACTTAAGGTACTTGCGGATGTTGGACTTGTAGGTTTCCCGAGTGTTGGAAAATCCACGCTTCTTTCTGTTGTCTCTGCAGCAAAACCGAAAATTGCAGCTTATCACTTTACGACAATTGCTCCAAATTTAGGAGTAGTTGATACGAAAGATGGGCGTAGTTTTGTTATGGCTGATCTTCCGGGACTTATTGAAGGCGCCCATGAAGGTGTTGGACTGGGACACCAGTTCCTTCGTCATATTGAGCGTACACGTGTTATTGTCCACGTGATTGATATGTCCGGCATGGAAGGCCGCGATCCTTATGAAGATTATTTGAAAATTAATGATGAATTGAAGCAGTACAAAATGCGGCTGATGGAACGACCACAAATTATCGTGGCGAATAAGATGGATCTTCCGGATTCAGAAGCAAATCTTGAGATCTTTAAGGAGCAGCTTGAGGACGATTTCCCAATCTATCCAATTTCAGCTGTGACACGTCAAGGTGTTCAAGAAGTGTTGTTTGAAATTGCTGACAAGCTAGAAACAACTCCTGAGTTCCCTCTTGATGAAGATAAAGAAGAAGAAACTCGAGTGATGTATCGTCATGAAAAAGGTGCACCTGAATTCTTTGTTACACGGGATTCTGACGGAACATTTGTCGTTAATGGACCTCGTATTGAAAAGCTATTCAAGATGACAGACTTTAACCGGGAAGACAACGTCCGTAGATTCGCGCAACAAATGCGTAGCATGGGAATTGATGATGCGTTAAGAGAGCGTGGAGCTGAAGATGGAGACGCGGTTCGAATTCTGGAGTTCGAATTTGAGTTCGTAGACTGATAATCGGAGAAGACTGTCCTTAAAAAAAGGACGGTCTTTTTTGTACAGGATGTTAAAGCACATGTG harbors:
- the minC gene encoding septum site-determining protein MinC → MAQKQTQHFVTIKGTKNGLNLILDDSCAFRDVINELDEKLSARHIQQTEGYTITVTLKLGNRYLTTEQEEELRSMIHSKQNLAVDRIDSNVISREEAEAERKRSTVTTITRTVRSGQVLEVEGDLLLIGDVNPGGTVKAIGNIFVMGSLRGIAHAGSDGELEAVITAAVMKPSQLRISELISRPPDQAGTAVHEAECAFVRGGYAEISVDRIQILTKVRPNLTRL
- the minD gene encoding septum site-determining protein MinD — translated: MGDAIVITSGKGGVGKTTTTANIGTALALSGKKVCLVDTDIGLRNLDVVMGLENRIIYDLVDVAEERCRLHQALIKDKRFEALYMLPAAQTKDKSAVQPEQMKRIIDELKQDYDYVLIDCPAGIEQGFKNAIAGADKSVVVTTPETSAVRDADRIIGLLEKEEGIEAPKLVVNRIRNHMMESGDMLDVDEIVSILAIDLLGIVGDDDTVITASNKGEPIALDPSSKASIAYRNIARRILGESVPLLSLQEERGMLSKVKKFFGMRS
- a CDS encoding M23 family metallopeptidase, translating into MGKDLDEMRKRLHSRKKHRQPLRMVERLDQKEDNHSYSYQNTEVKIHPLFNKQSFLIRSMMAGCLFLAAGILFKAESERLAPVQGYVSDMMEQEFQFAAVKNWYEGKFGNPVALFPTAPEDTAGEQPLYALPASGKVLENFETTGKGIMVETVLSTEVEAIDAGVVTYAANKEGIGQTVVIQHTDGSESWYGMLDSIDVALYDFVKSKDKLGSVTNSEDGKTGTFYFAIKQNETFIDPLQVVPIE
- a CDS encoding M50 family metallopeptidase; this translates as MLKMVTIHPLFWMTIGLSILTGRFREMLLLFLVVLIHEGGHAAAALYFRWRVKEIVLLPFGGVAVVDEHGNRPVKEEFIVILAGPLQHVWMIGLAMYLHRIGMMDDMYSLFILHNIMVLLFNLLPIWPLDGGKLLFLLITLFYPFKAAHRLMLRTSIIFLFIMIVMTFYFFPFHLNLWMVIVFLCTAHFKEWKHHPYIYLRFLLERYSKSYVGKKETLSVLPDMKVNEVLSKFSRGKHYQILVQNMDIIADEHLLLEAYFKNNQVGCAVGSLFR
- a CDS encoding ribonuclease E/G, with translation MQLIVLEEKKWWAAAIEIENRITDIWAEQIDMGKPGHGDLILGKVSAVLDGKNAAFVSLGRGKPGLLNGDELVVSQRQKTVGKSKPAVSDCLEEGQPVLVQVKYPGADRKGPILTELITFTGEKLVYMPYAGYSGVSKQLTAKRERLLSFAEQRCIEQEGLIFRTSSGQANDVQLNRELETHRAEFNRLLEMSTGMLPPALLKKGKGLSEQVSNLFPLHHVTGFISNSPDALTAFMPYLPKQVEVSLPPHHQKKTGKLKETLASLQQQTVKIAKANLHIEETKAVTAIDVDSGGADFGSKRETHYAVNIAAIDEIARQIRLRNIGGMIVIDFLRVEREDQAILFELMKSKETNDPRLQVVGFTKLGLFELQRKKAGLPLSKITRNDE
- the rplU gene encoding 50S ribosomal protein L21; the protein is MYAIIETGGKQIRVTEGQEIYIELLNTEAGETVTFDRVLMVGGDDVKVGSPIVDGATVTAKVDKHGKGKKITVYKYKPKKNYRRKQGHRQPYTKVVIDKINA
- a CDS encoding ribosomal-processing cysteine protease Prp; its protein translation is MIRFKLKRDSDNRIISFSLSGHAESGPYGYDLVCAGVSAVSIGTVNAIESLCDVQLIIDMEDEGGYLSCAVPARLEQRTDENVQLLLQGMEVSISAIAEDYGKHIQITHT
- the rpmA gene encoding 50S ribosomal protein L27, whose product is MLKMNLQFFASKKGVGSTKNGRDSISKRLGAKSADGEFVSGGSILFRQRGTKIYPGANVGRGGDDTLYAKIDGIVKFERLGRDRKQVSVYPVAKEA
- a CDS encoding Spo0B C-terminal domain-containing protein; this encodes MSKKWNTFDVLRHSRHDWLNRLQLIKGNIALDHVDRAKEIIEEIIIQSRQEAKLSNLNAPKLAEYILTFNWCNHLFQLDFEVIGDEYDICAYEADLIELIARCTEVIDSQVHVPSDHHLLLTLQLYHEEIRLVFDFQGEVSDQNRLKLAFENPGVNSAKLIELEQTDQELVSTFLIK
- the obgE gene encoding GTPase ObgE, encoding MFVDQVKIFVKAGDGGNGMVAFRREKYVPDGGPAGGDGGKGASVIFEVEEGLRTLMDFRYNRHFKAKTGEHGRSKNQHGRNADDMVVKVPPGTIVSNAETGEVIADLTEHGQRATVARGGRGGRGNSRFASPSNPAPELSENGEPGEEKDVTLELKVLADVGLVGFPSVGKSTLLSVVSAAKPKIAAYHFTTIAPNLGVVDTKDGRSFVMADLPGLIEGAHEGVGLGHQFLRHIERTRVIVHVIDMSGMEGRDPYEDYLKINDELKQYKMRLMERPQIIVANKMDLPDSEANLEIFKEQLEDDFPIYPISAVTRQGVQEVLFEIADKLETTPEFPLDEDKEEETRVMYRHEKGAPEFFVTRDSDGTFVVNGPRIEKLFKMTDFNREDNVRRFAQQMRSMGIDDALRERGAEDGDAVRILEFEFEFVD